The sequence AATGAAAAGCATTCCAATTTTCTTTTCTTTTGCTAGTTTTTTCAGCAAGTTTACAATTTGCGCTTGAATAGAAATATCTAGAGAAGCAATTGGTTCATCAGCAATAATTAATTTTGGATTTGTAATTAAGGCTCTAGCAATAACAATTCTTTGTCTTTGTCCACCAGAAAATTCATGTGGATAACGGTAAGCAAATTGTTTTAATAAACCAACATCTTCTAGGGCTGAATAAATTTTTTCTCTTACTAAAACTTTGTTAACAACATGTTTTGTTACAAATTTCAGTAAGAAAGGTATTTTATTTATAAAGCTTGGTAATTTTTTAATTCCGTATAAATATTTAATTTCATTTTCCATTTGGTGAATTACTTTTAATTCTTTTCCAAATGAGGCATTAGCTTCTTGTTTTTCTTTAAACTGTTGTGAATATTGACTTAATGTTTCTGCAATTTCTTTTTTACTTAATTTTTGTTCTTCACTTAAATGAACACTAGCTCATTCTAAGAATTCTTTATGTTTTTCTTCATAAAGTTTGTCAACTAATTTTTGAAGACCTAAAACTTCAGTATCTCATTCATGAGTTAATTCTTTAAAACGTTCTTTTAGATTTTTTTGTACTTCTTTATGGTGTTTGTTATATTTTTCAATTTCAGCCTTATTAAATTCTTGGGCTTTTTTATAAGCACGTTCAAGAATTTCTAAATCTTGAGCATTAGTAGGGTCAGTTGCAGGAGCTTGAGCAATTTTAGTTTTTAAACTTTCAATAGCCGCTGTTTTTTTTGCTACTTCTTCTTCAAATGCTTGTTTATTTTTAACGGCTAAATCAAAAAATCTTGTTAAATCAACTTTGTGTTTTTCATGTACTATTTTTTTTAAATCTTTAGTATATGTTTTTTCGATTGTTGCTAATTTCAGTTGTTTTAATAAGGAATTATTAAATTCTTTGATATATGAATCTAAACTTTTTACTTCTTCATTTTTCAATCATAAAAGTTGATTTTTAGGATTTTTTGAATCTCAAAAAGGAAGCGTTAATAATCAATATGATTTTAGGTTTACCAAAGAAATAGTTTTGTAATATAAATATTCATCAATTCTTTCAGTTGTTAAAGCATTGTCCTTTTGTAATTTATATTCTCATCAAAATTCTGTATTAAAACTTTTGATTAAACTTTTTACATTCTTGCGATAGTTCTTGTTTTGTTTTATAAAAGTTTTTAATTCTTCTTCAGCTGCTTTTAATTGCTGTTGCAATTCGTATTTTTCTTTAGAAACTGTAGCTCTTTTTTTATGCAATTCTAATGCTTCTTTAGCTTTAGTTAATTCTTCTTCGTCTAAATCAAGTCCTTGTTTCTTTCTTAAATTGTTTTGTTTTTCATAGAAAAATTCAATTAAGTTAGAAATATTTTCATACATATAACTAATAGCTTGAGATTGAGCTAGATTTTTTCTTTCTGCATAAACAAAATAAGTTGAAAAAGCATCGCTTAAGTTATAAAACTTATCAAAGTTTAATTTTTCAAAAGTTTTTTCTCATCCTTTTAAACTTTGTTTGGCAATTTTAATTGATTGTTCTAGGTTGTTGTTAGTAATCTCTTGAAATTTATTTTCAAAAGTCATTTTAAAAATATGCGAAACTTCTGCTCAATCTTTCATCAGATTAGATGTTTCTTCATGAGAAATTTTATTAATAATTAACGGTTCTTTTAAAATTGAAAAAATATTTTTTTGTGCATTTAATGAAGCGTGTGGGTCTTGGAAAATCATTTGTACATTGCGACGCATGTATTTACGATTTTCCCGTGATAATTTTTTACCTGAAATAATTTTGCCATTTAAGGTAACAAAACCACTAAAGTCATCATATAAACGAATTAATGAACGTCCTACTGTTGTTTTTCCACTCCCTGATTCACCAACTAACCCTAAAACTTCACTTTCATGAATTTTAAAATCTACCCCATTGATTGCATTAACTATACCGAATTTGTTATGAAAATATTTTTTTAAGTTTTGAACTTCTAAAATAACATTATTTTTTTTCATCAAATACCTTCTTAAATAAAGTAAGTCTTTTTTGCAACTCAGGAGTTGGTTTTACTTTTGGTGCATCTGGATGCAACAATCAAGTTGCAGCAGAATGAGTTTTACTGATTTCAATTAGTGGGGGTTCCTTTTCAAAATCAATTTCTAGGGCATAGTCATTACGTGGTGCAAAAGGATCTCCTGGAGGTAAATTAGAAAGATCGGGAGGAGTACCTTTAATTGTATAAAGTGCTTCATCTCTTTGTTCTGGTATAGCACTAATTAAAGCTCAAGTATATGGATGTTTAGGATTTGTAAAAATATCTTTTTTAGTTCCTTTTTCCACTACTCTTCCTGCATACATAACGTATAAGTAATCACAAAACTTGGCAATTACTGAAATGTTATGAGAAATAAAAATGATAGAAATTTTATATTTATTTCTAATGTCATCTAAAAGAGATAATACAGAAGCTTGAACAGTAGGGTCAAGCGCTGTGGTTGGTTCATCAGCAACAATTAATTCCGGGTTCATTGCAACAACCATGGCAATAACAACCCTTTGTTTCATTCCACCACTAAATGTGTGCGGATATGAATCAAATTTTGCGGCTGCATCACGAATACCGAAAGATTCTAAAATAGATATAAGATATTCTTTTTTTTCTTTTTTATTTTTGAATCTTTTATCTTTATGTAAAACGTCTAGTAATTGCTTACCAATTGTTCTTGTTGGGTTTAAAGCTGTTAAAGGGTCTTGAGGAATATATCCTACTTTTTTACCCCTGATTTTTAATCATTGTTTGTCTTTTTTATAATTTTTAGCATCAATTCCAGAAATATACATCTTACTGCTTGTGGTAATTGCATCAGTATTAATTCCTAAAAAAGATTTTGAGGTTACGGTTTTTCCACTCCCTGATTCACCAACAAGACCAACAATATCTCCTTTTTTGATTTTTAAATCAACACCACGAACAATTTCAATTTTGTTCTTTCTACTTGTTTTAAATGCTACCCTTAAATTTTGAACATCTAAGACAATATTGTTAGAAGGTGCTGTTGAAATACTTTCAGTTGTTTTAATATTTTCTGAAACTTTTTTTAGAGGAGTTAGTTTACTCAAAATAGTTTTAGCAAAATTTGAAAATGTATTGAAAAAATCCAAATCTATTTTTTTATTCTTTTTCTTGATTGTACCGGACAAACTAAACTCCTTTTTTAGCTTTAGGGTCTAAAGCATCATGAATTCCAATTGAAATTAATTTTAAACTAGTTACTAATGTTAATAAAATTACAGAAGGTAAAACAACTGATCATGGGTTTGATTCCATTAATTGTTTAGAACTAAATAATGAAAGTCCTAAGTTAGGATCTGCATTAATACTATCACTAATAAATCCTAAGAATGATAATGATGACAAGTAAAATACACCTGACATTAAACTATTAACAAACATAGCTGATAGTTTTCCTAAAATTAATGGTAGTGCTTCAATATAAATAATTCTAGCCTTAGTTGCACCTAATGATTTTGAAGCTTGTAAAAATTCTTCATCTTTTACTGTAATAATGTACATTCTGGCCACTTCAAGTGGTCCTGTAAATCCAATGAACACTAAAACTCCAAATACTACGTGGTCTTCTATACCGAAAATAGCAATTAGAACTATTAATCAAATAATTGAAGGAACAGTGTTAATAATATCTACAACACGCATTGTCAATGTATCAACTCTTTTTCCAACATGAAAACCTAAAAATAATCCAATAGGTACTCCTAATAGAGTTGTAATTGTTACAACTAATAATGAGAATCACAACGCATTTCTTGTTCCTTCTCAAATTCTTAATCAAATATCTCTACCATAGTTATCAGTTCCTATGATAGAAACTAATTTTTCATTAGAACCGCTTAATACTTGTAGAAGTGTATAAGGATCATAAAGAACTCTAGCATCACCGATGCTTTCTTGTATATCTAATATAATTTTTTGACCAGAATTTTTTTCAACAGAACGAATTAAATCAATAAAATCTTGCTTTTGAAAACTTCAGAAAGCACCATATAGAGATGATTGTTGGTCAACAACATAAACTGAAGAAGCTTCAGAAATTGGTCTATTTGCATTGAATGGTGAAATTATAGGAATGATAACAGACATTAAAAGTACTACAAATACTAAAACTAATGACATTAAAGTTCAAGGGTTAGTGAAAAATCTTTTTGCAATATCCTTTGCTCTTGTGGTTGGTTTACCTATTCTTTGTAAAGAAATAAATTTGTCTTGCGGATAAAACTTTAATAGAGTTACATCGCTATCATTTAATAAATATTTCTTATTAAAATCTTTTCTACTCAGTTTTTCCATTTATAATCCCTTTTTCAAAATTTTTCTTTCTTAAAAATAAATATTTTACTTTTTTGAAAATACTATTTGGGTTACTTGAACTTATTTTAATTCTAGGGTCAAGTGCAGCAAAAGAAATATCCACAAGAATTTTAGAAAGAAGAGTTAGTCCTGTAAAGAACAAGACGTTAAACATAATTACATCAATTTCACCAAATTGTGCTGAGTTGAAGAAAATAGAAGCAGAACCTGGAATACCAAAGTAACTTTCTAAAATAATACTTCCTGATAATAAATCAATATATGAGGGAATTAATGCAGCCATTAAAGGTAATGAGGCATTTCTAAAAACATGTTTTCTAAAAATTTGCCCCTGTGATAAACCTTTAGCTTTTGCGATTAAAACTTGATTTGAAGTTAAAACAGCAATCATTTGGTTTCTTACTATTAATGTGTATCTTGAGATAGATAAAATAGTAAAAATTAATATAGGAATGATCACAGATAAAATTGTTATGTCAAAACCAATATGTCTTAATGGGTCTGGAGCTTGAAAAGTTACTGGTAAATTAAATCATTGAATCATTAATAAAGTAATAATAGGGGCAATTATGTAAGAAGGTAATCCTGAAATAATTGTTGTCACAGAAACTACAGATGTATCTAATAGTTTACCTCTTTTGTATGCAGATAAAATTCCTAGAAAAATTCCAATGATTGAACTAAATACAAATGAAGGAACACTTATTAATAAAGTTCATTTTAATCTAGAGTTAAATGTTTCTGGTAATCTAACAGGTTCTATTTGGTTTCCATATGTTGCACCAAAATTACCTATAAATATTTGCCCTAAATAATTAAAAAATCGTGTGATTGGGGGTAAATTAAACCCTCCTTCATTCAATTTTTGTTGAATGTCAGATTGTGAGAACACTTTTGAGTCATATTCACTAATAAGAATAGGGTTTTTACCGAATTGTGCTTGCATCGTATAGACAACAAACAGAATGATAAACAAAGTTACTATCGATAGTAACAACCGCTTGGAAAAATATTTAGTCATATATTACTAATTTTTATTTGCCTCTTGCAGATTCTGTTGGATATACTTTAGCAAAATCTCCTCTTAAATTGTATCCTGATTCTTTTTTAGGTAATGAATAATGAGCACTTTGTAGTAAAACACTTGGTGATGCAGGGTCGTTAACTAATCCCTGTGTTGACATTGGGTTTCATCCTGAAAGAATGTGTAATTCATTTTGTAAGTCAACAAGTTGTTTGTTTGTTCTTTTACTTTGGTATGTAAAGAAGAATTTCAATCATTCAGTAATTAAATCGAATGTTTTATTTGATTTATTAATAAATTCTTTACGGTTATGAATTAAGTTTCATGTAGAAGCATTTTTAATTTCATCAAATGTAGCAACACCATCAGGTCAAAGTTTTTTATCTTCTTTTAATGCTTTAGAAAGTAGAACCATTTCAGGGAAAGATTTAGCTAATTCAGGATTTTCTGATTCTAAATCTGCAAATAAGGTAAATACTTGGAATGTTGGTGGAGCACTTAATCCTGAAGGAGGATAAGCAAGAGCTGATAAGTAGCTACCAATACCATCGTAGTCGTAACCTCAACCTGTTCTTGTTTCTGTTGCTATACCATCAATAATATTTGTACGAGCATTACTTTGATCTTCTGGTAAAGATACACTTAATCTGTCATCTAAACTATTAATGATTTCAACTACCCCATTTGCTGCACTTATTGCTGTACTTGAAGATTTTGTTCATTCTTGTAATTTTCATTCAACTTTTGTTGAAGCATCAAGTTTAAATTGTTCATAAATTTTATCTAGCAATTTTTTCATTTCTGCTTTGATCTCATTATATGTTTTAGATTCTCATAATGTTTTAGAATTACCTTGATTATTTGGATCTTTGTAAATTGCTTCATCTTCTGCAACTGTTTTTTCAGCAAATTTTTTACCTTCTAAATTAATAGCGAAACTTTTATCAACTTCATTTTTGTAATCAAACAATGTTTGTTTTGAATCTGTTGCTCAGTCACTTCCACTAATTTTGTTGTCAGCTGTTGCCATAGCATTTCAAGGAATTTGGTTATTAGGTGCTTTAGTTTTTACATAAGTATAAATATTAAATGCACTACTTAATAATGTTCTGAATGTTAATCCATGTCCTAATCAGAAATGTTTATTAGTTGAAACAGATTTTTCACCTGCTGCAGCTAATTGATCTGTTGAAGCACCGTACATTGCGTATGCATAACCATCATTAAACAAGTAATTAGGTTTAGCATCAGATTCTGCTTTTTTAGGAGCGGGTGCTGGTGAATATCTTAAATAACTTGAAGGTAATGAATTTCATTGAGGGTCAATTACATAACTTAAATTGAATGCAGAAGGGTTTGCATTAATTTCATCTTGTTGTGCTTTATTTAAAGTACTGTAAGCTAAATTAGCTGTGTAATTTCTCTTGTAATTTTCAAATTGTTGGTTAGCAAAAGCAGAAGGATCTAATCCTGTGTATATTTCAATAATAATTCTTTTTATAGAAGTATCAGATTTAACTCATTCTTGATTGTAAAAATGTGGATTTTGTTCTCAAATGTATTGTGATTGTGAAACTTGTTTTGCATAGTAAGGACTTGCAAATAACATTTTTTGTCAATCCTTACCATATCAGTAAACTCCTGATTCAGCTACTTCACCTGAAGGTTTTTTACCTTCCACTGTTGGATTTTCTGCTTCAGCCAGTTCTTTGATGTAATCACTAGGTGTTGCTTGAAATAGTGTTGAACCTGCAATCAGTTCTTTGAAAAATACACTGAAATCTGTTGATTCTTCTTGTGATTCTACTGTTACAGCTGTTTCTGTTTTTGCTCCATTTGTAACACTAGTTAAATATCCTTCTTTTGTGTCTAATTTTGTTTTATTAACACCAAATAATTCATATAAATAATCATTTGGAGGGTATGAACCGTCAGAAAAATATGTGTTATGTGGGTCAATATTTGGGTTATTTTTATTTACTAAAGTATCATCTATTTCTTTTGAACCACCACTAGATCTTCTGTTATTAGCATAACGATATTTTGAATCTAACAGATGGTTAAAATAGAAGTCTTCTGCTTTAACAGTGTATTTAGTTTTTTCTCCTTTTGTATTAACTCAGTGAATACCTTCTTTAACTGTCATTTGAACTTTTTTAGCATCTTTAAGATCTTCATAAAATTTCGGGTTATTAATTGATTTAGGATCAGCAGAAGTTAAAGTTTTAAAACCGAATCTGCTTCCTGTTTGGGGAACTATTTCGTGTTTATCGTTGTCATAAACAACAACAGTACCATCTTTTTTAGTGATGTAAACTGCTTCTCCTAAACCTTTTTCTATTCATAGATTTTGATAAGAAGTAACTTTACCAGCTCTATCTAGTTCTGCTTTACCTGAACCTGCTTCCACAAATAAGTGAGTTCCTTTTCACTCAGATGTAGTATCAGATGATGAAGGTCAACGATTTTCAATAGTAAAATCATAAAATTTATATGAGTCAGCATTAACGTTATTTCTATATACTAATTCTCTTCTTTGGTGAGAGTTTTGTAAGACATTAGTTGAACTACAAGAAATTGCAAAAGCAACTACACCTAAACTCAACGGTATTGCCAAACTATAAAGTAATTTTTTCTTTTTAAACATGTTTTTCTCCTTTACTACACAGTTTTAAAAACAAAAACTTATTTCTTCGAGATTTTCTACCCCTAGAAATAAGTTTTATTTAATAATTATGTTTTTAATATTTTTTTGTAATTTTTTAAAATTTCTAAATAATTATTATATTTATTTCAAGGATTCTTGCTTATAATTTCAAATCATAAAATCATTAACATTCTTAAGAATGTTAATGGCCATAGCACATTCGGTAGCTAATGCAAATGATTTGAACATATAGGCTTTCCTTTCTTTTTGTAAAATAAATATTTTTTAATTATAAACTATTTTTAAAAAATGCAAGTCAAAAAAATAAAAGTAATTTTCTTTATTTTATATGAGCAAAAATGTGATTTTTTTAAAATCTATTTATTATTAAGATTTATTTTGTTGGTTTTCCTAAAATTTTAAACATATTATTTTTATAAACTTCAACCCCGGGTTGATTAAAAGGATTTACTCCTAATAAATGTGCAGAAATTGCACAAGCTCTTTCAAAGAGCATTACTAGTCAACCAAAAGTTTCTTCTTTACTATCTTCTAATTCAATATGAATGTTAGGGACTTTTCCTTCATTTACGTGTGCAGCTTGTGTAGCTTTAAATGCTGCATTATTAACATAGTGTAAAGTTTTTCCTGATAAATAATTTAATTCATCTAAATTTTCTGCATCTTTTAAAATTTCAATATCATGTGGAACATTTTTAACAGTTAATACTGTTTCAAACAATATTTTTGATCCTTCTTGAATAAATTGTCCTAATGAGTGTAAATCAGTTGAAAAAATTGCTGAAGTAGGTAAAATACCCTTTTCTTCTTTTCCTTCACTTTCACCAAATAATTGTTTCCATCATTCATTAAAGAAAGCATAATTCGGTTCATATGAAACTAACATTTCTGTAGGATATTTTTTACCTAAAATATAACGAGCTACAGCATATCTATAAGCATCATTATCTATCAAGTTATTTTGACCATAAACTTCATTGGCTTTTTGAGCTCCTAATAAAACATTATCAATGTTAATTCCTGCACAAGCCATCGGAAATAATCCTACTGCAGATAAAACACTGAATCTACCTCCGATATCATCAGCAATAACAAATCTTTGATATCCTTCATTTACAGAAATTGTGTGTAAAGCACCACGATTTTTATCTGTGGTTGCAAAAATTAATTTTCTAGCTTGATCCTTACCAACTTTTTCTTCTAAAAGTGATTTTAAAATTCTAAAAGCAATTGCTGGTTCTGTGGTTGTTCCGGATTTAGAAACCACATTAATAGCAAATTTTTTGTCTTTTAAGTACTCAATTAATTGGTACAGATAAGAAGATGAAATTGAATTTCCTGCAAATATAACTTGCATTTTTCTTTCTTCTTTTAATGGATAAAGTCCTTGAATTGCATCAATGGCTGCTCTAGCTCCTAAATATGAACCACCAATCCCAATAACTACTAAAACTTCTACTTTGTTTTCAAAAAGAAATTGCGCAGCTTTCTTTATTTCTTTAACTTCATTTTTATCATGATTTTTAGGTAGATCTTTTCAACCTAAAAAATCACTACCTACAAGGGTTTTTTCTTCTAAACCAAGATGAATATTTGACACTTTTTCTCTAAAACTTAAAATATCATTTTCTTCAACTGCTTTTGATAAATCCAAATTTATTTTTTTCATGAATATATTTCCTCTTCTGCATGTTTTTGTAAGTTTAAAAAACCATTTTTAGTTGGTTTAATTTGATACACAAAAAAATTAGTAATTCTTTTTTTGTTTTTTACAGCTTTATAAGATAAAGTTACTTTCTTTTTTTGAATATTTACTGTTAAAACTTTAAATAATAAAACTTCGCCGACTTTCACTATGTTAGATATTTTTTTAACAAAAAAATCACTTATTTCATTAATAAAAACTACGCCTTGATATCCGGCTTCTAAGTCTACTCAAAAGTGTTTTTCATGAATTGATTTAACAATCCCTTTGACAATTTGATTTTTATTCATAATATAAGCTGAATTATAAACTAAATTAGTAAAAAATTAGTAATTTATAACTAAAGGAATCAATAACAAAAGGCAATTTTAGGCTTGAATGTGGTATAATTTTCAATATTTTGTATTACTAAATAAAGCAATACAAAAAAAGGTTATTTTAGTAAAAGGTGGTATAAATGCCAAATAATTACAGCGCTAATAATATTCAGGTTTTAAAAGGATTGGAAGCTGTTAGAAAAAGACCAGGGATGTACATTGGTACAGTAGGCAAAAAAGGACTACATCACTTAGTTTGAGAAATTGTTGATAACTCAATTGATGAGGCTATGGCTGGTTTTGCTACTACAGTAAAAATTAAAATTAAAAATGATGGTTATATCGAAATTTCAGATAATGGTAGAGGAATTCCTACAGATATACACCCTGAAACAAAAATTTCTACTGTAGAAACTGTTTTAACAGTCTTACATGCTGGTGGAAAATTTGACTCTGAAACTTATAAAGTATCTGGAGGGTTACACGGTGTTGGAGCTTCTGTAGTTAATGCACTTTCTAAACACTTACTGGTATGAATTAAAAGAGATGGAAATAAGTATTTCCAAGAATTTAAAAATGGTGGAGTACCAGTATCTTCTTTAAAAATTATTGATCAAGTTTCAGATAATGATACAGGAACAAAAATTTCTTTTAAACCTGATTTTACTATTATGGAAGAACATGAATTTGATTTCAATGTAATTTCAGACCGCGCAAAACAAACCGCATATTTAAATAAAGGCTTAAAAATTATCATTGAAGATGAAAGAATCAATGAAATTCATGACTTTTGTTTTGAAGGTGGATTAATTGAATATGTACAAGAATTGAGCAGAGGGAAAGAAGTAATTAATAAAGAAATTATTTATGCAGAAGGTGATCACAAAGGTGATGATGGAAATGTAAGAGTTGAGCTGGCTTTACAATGATCCACTGCTTATAATTCAAGCATTATTTCTTATGCTAATAATATTTCTACAATTGAGGGTGGAACACACGAGCAAGGTTTTACAGATTCTTTAGTAAGAATTTTAAATAATTATGCAGAGAAAAATAAATTGTACAAAAATGAAAAAGAAAAATTATCTAAAGAAGATGTTAAAGATGGACTTATTGCTGTTATTTCTGTAAAACATACTGAACCTGTCTTTGAAGGACAAACAAAAAGCAAACTTGGAAATAAAGATGCTAGAACTGCCACAAACAGAATTTTGTCAGAAACTTTAGAAAGATTTTTAGAAGAAAATCCTCAAGAAGCTAAAACAATTATTGAGAGATCATTACTTGCTCAAAGAGCTCGTTTTGCAGGTATGGCAGCTAGAGATGCTGTTAGACGGAAAAGTATTTTTGATATTGGGTCTTTACCAGGGAAATTAGCTGACTGTTCAAC comes from Mycoplasma iguanae and encodes:
- a CDS encoding ATP-binding cassette domain-containing protein; this translates as MKKNNVILEVQNLKKYFHNKFGIVNAINGVDFKIHESEVLGLVGESGSGKTTVGRSLIRLYDDFSGFVTLNGKIISGKKLSRENRKYMRRNVQMIFQDPHASLNAQKNIFSILKEPLIINKISHEETSNLMKDWAEVSHIFKMTFENKFQEITNNNLEQSIKIAKQSLKGWEKTFEKLNFDKFYNLSDAFSTYFVYAERKNLAQSQAISYMYENISNLIEFFYEKQNNLRKKQGLDLDEEELTKAKEALELHKKRATVSKEKYELQQQLKAAEEELKTFIKQNKNYRKNVKSLIKSFNTEFWWEYKLQKDNALTTERIDEYLYYKTISLVNLKSYWLLTLPFWDSKNPKNQLLWLKNEEVKSLDSYIKEFNNSLLKQLKLATIEKTYTKDLKKIVHEKHKVDLTRFFDLAVKNKQAFEEEVAKKTAAIESLKTKIAQAPATDPTNAQDLEILERAYKKAQEFNKAEIEKYNKHHKEVQKNLKERFKELTHEWDTEVLGLQKLVDKLYEEKHKEFLEWASVHLSEEQKLSKKEIAETLSQYSQQFKEKQEANASFGKELKVIHQMENEIKYLYGIKKLPSFINKIPFLLKFVTKHVVNKVLVREKIYSALEDVGLLKQFAYRYPHEFSGGQRQRIVIARALITNPKLIIADEPIASLDISIQAQIVNLLKKLAKEKKIGMLFIAHDLQMVEYISDNILIMHLGKIVEKGKTEKIYKRPCHPYTISLFDSIPSISNANEPFKVSSFDFQYLKEQKFPNKPEYYQLENEHEVYGTEKQFSIWQEESKKLAKEFD
- a CDS encoding ABC transporter ATP-binding protein encodes the protein MSGTIKKKNKKIDLDFFNTFSNFAKTILSKLTPLKKVSENIKTTESISTAPSNNIVLDVQNLRVAFKTSRKNKIEIVRGVDLKIKKGDIVGLVGESGSGKTVTSKSFLGINTDAITTSSKMYISGIDAKNYKKDKQWLKIRGKKVGYIPQDPLTALNPTRTIGKQLLDVLHKDKRFKNKKEKKEYLISILESFGIRDAAAKFDSYPHTFSGGMKQRVVIAMVVAMNPELIVADEPTTALDPTVQASVLSLLDDIRNKYKISIIFISHNISVIAKFCDYLYVMYAGRVVEKGTKKDIFTNPKHPYTWALISAIPEQRDEALYTIKGTPPDLSNLPPGDPFAPRNDYALEIDFEKEPPLIEISKTHSAATWLLHPDAPKVKPTPELQKRLTLFKKVFDEKK
- a CDS encoding ABC transporter permease, with the protein product MEKLSRKDFNKKYLLNDSDVTLLKFYPQDKFISLQRIGKPTTRAKDIAKRFFTNPWTLMSLVLVFVVLLMSVIIPIISPFNANRPISEASSVYVVDQQSSLYGAFWSFQKQDFIDLIRSVEKNSGQKIILDIQESIGDARVLYDPYTLLQVLSGSNEKLVSIIGTDNYGRDIWLRIWEGTRNALWFSLLVVTITTLLGVPIGLFLGFHVGKRVDTLTMRVVDIINTVPSIIWLIVLIAIFGIEDHVVFGVLVFIGFTGPLEVARMYIITVKDEEFLQASKSLGATKARIIYIEALPLILGKLSAMFVNSLMSGVFYLSSLSFLGFISDSINADPNLGLSLFSSKQLMESNPWSVVLPSVILLTLVTSLKLISIGIHDALDPKAKKGV
- a CDS encoding ABC transporter permease, translating into MTKYFSKRLLLSIVTLFIILFVVYTMQAQFGKNPILISEYDSKVFSQSDIQQKLNEGGFNLPPITRFFNYLGQIFIGNFGATYGNQIEPVRLPETFNSRLKWTLLISVPSFVFSSIIGIFLGILSAYKRGKLLDTSVVSVTTIISGLPSYIIAPIITLLMIQWFNLPVTFQAPDPLRHIGFDITILSVIIPILIFTILSISRYTLIVRNQMIAVLTSNQVLIAKAKGLSQGQIFRKHVFRNASLPLMAALIPSYIDLLSGSIILESYFGIPGSASIFFNSAQFGEIDVIMFNVLFFTGLTLLSKILVDISFAALDPRIKISSSNPNSIFKKVKYLFLRKKNFEKGIINGKTE
- a CDS encoding OppA family ABC transporter substrate-binding lipoprotein, yielding MFKKKKLLYSLAIPLSLGVVAFAISCSSTNVLQNSHQRRELVYRNNVNADSYKFYDFTIENRWPSSSDTTSEWKGTHLFVEAGSGKAELDRAGKVTSYQNLWIEKGLGEAVYITKKDGTVVVYDNDKHEIVPQTGSRFGFKTLTSADPKSINNPKFYEDLKDAKKVQMTVKEGIHWVNTKGEKTKYTVKAEDFYFNHLLDSKYRYANNRRSSGGSKEIDDTLVNKNNPNIDPHNTYFSDGSYPPNDYLYELFGVNKTKLDTKEGYLTSVTNGAKTETAVTVESQEESTDFSVFFKELIAGSTLFQATPSDYIKELAEAENPTVEGKKPSGEVAESGVYWYGKDWQKMLFASPYYAKQVSQSQYIWEQNPHFYNQEWVKSDTSIKRIIIEIYTGLDPSAFANQQFENYKRNYTANLAYSTLNKAQQDEINANPSAFNLSYVIDPQWNSLPSSYLRYSPAPAPKKAESDAKPNYLFNDGYAYAMYGASTDQLAAAGEKSVSTNKHFWLGHGLTFRTLLSSAFNIYTYVKTKAPNNQIPWNAMATADNKISGSDWATDSKQTLFDYKNEVDKSFAINLEGKKFAEKTVAEDEAIYKDPNNQGNSKTLWESKTYNEIKAEMKKLLDKIYEQFKLDASTKVEWKLQEWTKSSSTAISAANGVVEIINSLDDRLSVSLPEDQSNARTNIIDGIATETRTGWGYDYDGIGSYLSALAYPPSGLSAPPTFQVFTLFADLESENPELAKSFPEMVLLSKALKEDKKLWPDGVATFDEIKNASTWNLIHNRKEFINKSNKTFDLITEWLKFFFTYQSKRTNKQLVDLQNELHILSGWNPMSTQGLVNDPASPSVLLQSAHYSLPKKESGYNLRGDFAKVYPTESARGK
- a CDS encoding glucose-6-phosphate isomerase → MKKINLDLSKAVEENDILSFREKVSNIHLGLEEKTLVGSDFLGWKDLPKNHDKNEVKEIKKAAQFLFENKVEVLVVIGIGGSYLGARAAIDAIQGLYPLKEERKMQVIFAGNSISSSYLYQLIEYLKDKKFAINVVSKSGTTTEPAIAFRILKSLLEEKVGKDQARKLIFATTDKNRGALHTISVNEGYQRFVIADDIGGRFSVLSAVGLFPMACAGINIDNVLLGAQKANEVYGQNNLIDNDAYRYAVARYILGKKYPTEMLVSYEPNYAFFNEWWKQLFGESEGKEEKGILPTSAIFSTDLHSLGQFIQEGSKILFETVLTVKNVPHDIEILKDAENLDELNYLSGKTLHYVNNAAFKATQAAHVNEGKVPNIHIELEDSKEETFGWLVMLFERACAISAHLLGVNPFNQPGVEVYKNNMFKILGKPTK
- a CDS encoding S1 RNA-binding domain-containing protein yields the protein MNKNQIVKGIVKSIHEKHFWVDLEAGYQGVVFINEISDFFVKKISNIVKVGEVLLFKVLTVNIQKKKVTLSYKAVKNKKRITNFFVYQIKPTKNGFLNLQKHAEEEIYSWKK
- the gyrB gene encoding DNA topoisomerase (ATP-hydrolyzing) subunit B, with product MPNNYSANNIQVLKGLEAVRKRPGMYIGTVGKKGLHHLVWEIVDNSIDEAMAGFATTVKIKIKNDGYIEISDNGRGIPTDIHPETKISTVETVLTVLHAGGKFDSETYKVSGGLHGVGASVVNALSKHLLVWIKRDGNKYFQEFKNGGVPVSSLKIIDQVSDNDTGTKISFKPDFTIMEEHEFDFNVISDRAKQTAYLNKGLKIIIEDERINEIHDFCFEGGLIEYVQELSRGKEVINKEIIYAEGDHKGDDGNVRVELALQWSTAYNSSIISYANNISTIEGGTHEQGFTDSLVRILNNYAEKNKLYKNEKEKLSKEDVKDGLIAVISVKHTEPVFEGQTKSKLGNKDARTATNRILSETLERFLEENPQEAKTIIERSLLAQRARFAGMAARDAVRRKSIFDIGSLPGKLADCSTKNAELSELFIVEGDSAGGTAKMGRDRKYQAILPLRGKVINVEKSRIDKVFQNNEIGALITALGTGVGEEFNINKIRYHKIVIMTDADVDGAHIRILLLTFFYRYFRPLIEYGFIYIAQPPLYKISYGKKFAYAYTDTQKEKILQDITSNVEIQRYKGLGEMDAEQLWKTTMDPEQRKMLQVQIEDAANADLVFSTLMGEEVAPRRDFIEKNAKYVKEIDF